The Megalops cyprinoides isolate fMegCyp1 chromosome 10, fMegCyp1.pri, whole genome shotgun sequence genome window below encodes:
- the LOC118785178 gene encoding engulfment and cell motility protein 1-like isoform X2 has product MNQEDFQSRPIQELREKIQPEIIELIKQQRLNRLCEGTCFRKISTRRRQDKFWYCRLSPNHKVLHYGDLEESPQGEVPHDSLQEKLAVADIKAVVTGKDCPHMKEKGALKQNKEVLELAFSLLYESDEYLNFVAPDKHEGRR; this is encoded by the exons ATGAACCAGGAGGACTTCCAGTCTCGCCCCATCCA GGAACTGCGGGAAAAAATCCAGCCAGAGATCATAGAGCTGATCAAACAGCAGAGGCTGAACCGCCTATGCGAGGGCACCTGCTTCCGCAAGATCAGCACCAGAAGGAGGCAAG ATAAGTTCTGGTACTGCCGTCTGTCACCAAATCACAAGGTCCTGCATTATGGGGACCTGGAAGAGAGCCCCCAGGGTGAAGTGCCCCACGATTCCCTGCAGGAGAAAT TGGCAGTGGCTGATATTAAAGCGGTCGTGACTGGAAAAGACTGCCCTCACATGAAGGAGAAAGGAGCCCTCAAACAGAACAAG GAGGTGCTGGAACTGGCATTCTCTCTTCTGTATGAGTCAGATGAATATTTAAACTTTGTCGCTCCTGACAAGCACGAG GGAAGGAGATGA
- the LOC118785178 gene encoding engulfment and cell motility protein 1-like isoform X1, which produces MNQEDFQSRPIQELREKIQPEIIELIKQQRLNRLCEGTCFRKISTRRRQDKFWYCRLSPNHKVLHYGDLEESPQGEVPHDSLQEKLAVADIKAVVTGKDCPHMKEKGALKQNKEVLELAFSLLYESDEYLNFVAPDKHEYCVWTDGLNALLGKEMTSDLTKSDLDTLLSMEMKLRLLDLENIQIPEAPPPIPKEPSSYDFVYDCN; this is translated from the exons ATGAACCAGGAGGACTTCCAGTCTCGCCCCATCCA GGAACTGCGGGAAAAAATCCAGCCAGAGATCATAGAGCTGATCAAACAGCAGAGGCTGAACCGCCTATGCGAGGGCACCTGCTTCCGCAAGATCAGCACCAGAAGGAGGCAAG ATAAGTTCTGGTACTGCCGTCTGTCACCAAATCACAAGGTCCTGCATTATGGGGACCTGGAAGAGAGCCCCCAGGGTGAAGTGCCCCACGATTCCCTGCAGGAGAAAT TGGCAGTGGCTGATATTAAAGCGGTCGTGACTGGAAAAGACTGCCCTCACATGAAGGAGAAAGGAGCCCTCAAACAGAACAAG GAGGTGCTGGAACTGGCATTCTCTCTTCTGTATGAGTCAGATGAATATTTAAACTTTGTCGCTCCTGACAAGCACGAG TACTGTGTGTGGACAGATGGGCTGAATGCTCTCCTAGGGAAGGAGATGACCAGTGACCTCACCAAGTCTGACCTTGACACCCTGCTCAGCATGGAAATGAAGCTCCGCCTCCTTGACCTGGAGAACATCCAGATTCCAGAAGCTCCACCCCCAATTCCCAAAGAGCCTAGCAGTTATGACTTTGTTTATGACTGCAATTAA